Proteins from a genomic interval of Chanodichthys erythropterus isolate Z2021 chromosome 6, ASM2448905v1, whole genome shotgun sequence:
- the plaat1 gene encoding phospholipase A and acyltransferase 1, which yields MMDNQHRRTVNMASSEPDTYQSNEEPQPGDLIEIFRPAYQHWALYLGDGYIINLTPVDEGQAAAMSSVKSVFSRKAVVRMQLLKEVVGADSFRINNKYDDNHTPLPVSEIIQRAQLLIGQEVSYDLLGSNCEHFVTLLRYGEGVSEQASRAIGAISLVTAAASAFSVLGLINTRSRNRPF from the exons ATGGCCTCCAGTGAACCTGATACTTATCAATCTAATGAGGAACCCCAGCCTGGTGACCTCATCGAGATCTTCAGACCAGCCTATCAGCACTGGGCTCTTTACCTGGGAGACGGATACATCATCAACCTCACTCCTGTCG ATGAGGGTCAAGCAGCCGCCATGTCCAGCGTGAAATCTGTGTTCAGCCGGAAGGCCGTGGTCCGCATGCAGCTCTTGAAGGAAGTTGTGGGGGCAGATTCATTCAGGATCAACAATAAATATGATGACAATCACACGCCACTGCCCGTCTCTGAGATCATTCAGCGAGCTCAGCTCCTCATTGGACAGGAGGTGTCATATGACCTGCTGGGCAGCAACTGTGAACACTTTGTCACTCTTCTTCGCTATGGGGAGGGAGTGTCTGAACAG GCGTCACGGGCGATAGGCGCCATCAGTTTGGTGACGGCTGCAGCAAGTGCTTTCTCAGTGCTGGGACTGATCAACACACGCTCCAGAAACAGACCGTTCTAG